One region of Enterobacter ludwigii genomic DNA includes:
- a CDS encoding amino acid permease, translating to MEKKLGLSALTALVLSSMLGAGVFSLPQNMAAVASPAALLIGWGITGVGILLLAFAMLLLTRIRPDLDGGIFTYAREGFGELIGFCSAWGYWLCAVIANVSYLVIVFSALSFFTDTPELRLFGDGNTWQSIVGASVLLWFVHWLVLRGVQTAASINLVATLAKLVPLGLFIVLAFIAFRMDVFKLDFTGVALGVPVWEQVKNTMLITLWVFIGVEGAVVVSARARNKRDVGRATLLAVLAALGVYLLVTLLSLGVVARPELAGMRNPSMAGLMVKMLGPWGDVVIAAGLIISVCGAYLSWTIMAAEVPFLASTHKAFPRLFARQNKNSAPSASLWLTNISVQVCLVLIWLTGSDYNTLLTIASEMILVPYFLVGAYLLKIATRPAHYVVGVGACIYGLWLLYASGPMHLLLSVVLYAPGLLVFIYARRTHQLENALKRREMALIGLLLVAALPATWMLMG from the coding sequence ATGGAAAAGAAACTTGGCCTGAGTGCTCTGACTGCACTCGTTTTAAGCTCAATGCTGGGCGCGGGCGTATTCAGTTTACCGCAGAACATGGCGGCGGTGGCAAGCCCAGCCGCACTCCTCATTGGCTGGGGTATCACCGGCGTTGGAATATTGCTGCTGGCGTTCGCAATGTTGCTGCTGACCCGCATCCGACCTGATCTGGACGGCGGTATTTTCACCTATGCACGTGAAGGTTTTGGTGAGCTGATTGGCTTCTGCTCCGCATGGGGATACTGGTTATGCGCGGTTATCGCCAACGTCTCCTATCTGGTGATCGTCTTCTCGGCGCTGAGTTTCTTTACCGACACGCCTGAGCTGCGTCTCTTTGGCGATGGTAACACCTGGCAGTCTATTGTGGGTGCCTCGGTACTGCTGTGGTTCGTTCACTGGCTGGTTTTACGTGGCGTACAAACAGCAGCCAGTATTAACCTTGTGGCAACCCTCGCGAAGCTGGTCCCGCTTGGTCTGTTTATCGTGCTGGCCTTTATTGCGTTCCGTATGGACGTATTTAAGCTCGATTTCACCGGCGTTGCGCTGGGCGTACCTGTCTGGGAGCAGGTGAAAAACACGATGCTCATCACCCTGTGGGTGTTTATCGGTGTTGAAGGCGCGGTCGTGGTTTCCGCCCGGGCACGCAATAAACGCGATGTGGGCCGTGCAACTTTGCTGGCCGTACTGGCCGCGCTGGGGGTCTATCTGCTGGTGACGCTGCTGTCTCTGGGCGTGGTAGCACGTCCTGAGCTGGCCGGAATGCGTAACCCATCAATGGCAGGGCTGATGGTGAAAATGCTCGGTCCCTGGGGCGATGTGGTGATTGCTGCGGGGCTGATCATCTCCGTCTGTGGCGCTTACCTGAGCTGGACCATCATGGCCGCTGAAGTCCCGTTTCTGGCCTCTACGCATAAGGCGTTTCCACGCCTGTTTGCCCGTCAGAACAAAAACAGTGCGCCGTCCGCGTCACTCTGGCTGACTAACATCAGCGTGCAGGTCTGTCTGGTGCTGATCTGGCTCACAGGTTCTGACTATAACACTCTGCTGACCATCGCCTCCGAGATGATTCTGGTACCCTATTTCTTAGTGGGCGCATATTTGTTAAAAATCGCCACACGCCCGGCGCACTATGTTGTGGGTGTAGGAGCCTGTATTTACGGTCTGTGGTTGTTGTATGCTTCCGGGCCTATGCATTTGCTGCTGTCTGTAGTGTTATATGCACCGGGTTTGCTGGTGTTTATCTATGCACGCCGCACGCATCAGCTGGAAAACGCTCTTAAACGCCGCGAGATGGCCTTAATCGGACTGTTACTGGTTGCAGCTTTACCGGCAACCTGGATGTTAATGGGATAG
- a CDS encoding GlpM family protein, protein MGLVIKAALGALVVLLIGILAKTKNYYIAGLIPLFPTFALIAHYIVASERGTEALRTTIVFGMWSIIPYFLYLLSLWYFTGFLRLPLALSGAVVCWGLSAWVLIFFWSRFH, encoded by the coding sequence ATGGGGCTGGTGATTAAAGCCGCGCTTGGGGCGCTGGTGGTGTTACTGATTGGCATTCTGGCAAAAACCAAAAATTATTATATTGCCGGGCTGATCCCACTCTTCCCGACTTTTGCGCTCATTGCGCACTATATTGTGGCCTCTGAACGGGGCACAGAAGCATTGCGAACGACCATCGTGTTTGGCATGTGGTCTATCATCCCGTATTTCCTCTACCTGTTATCGCTTTGGTATTTCACCGGTTTTCTGCGACTTCCCCTGGCGCTGAGCGGGGCAGTGGTCTGCTGGGGGCTCAGCGCCTGGGTATTAATCTTCTTCTGGAGTCGTTTTCACTAG
- the folM gene encoding dihydromonapterin reductase, translating into MGNEQLHPILITGGGRRIGLALAHHFLNLRHPVIVSYRTEYPSVEGLRKAGAVCIQADFSTDEGILAFADKVKSITTGLRAVIHNASAWCAEKPGTSLSETLSAMLQIHVNAPYLLNHALQDLLRGHGHAAGDIIHFTDYVVERGSDKHIAYAASKAALDNMTRSFARKLAPEVKVNAIAPAMILFNETDDAEYRQQALNKSLMKIAPGEKEVIDLVDYLLTSCYVTGRTFAVDGGRPLR; encoded by the coding sequence ATGGGAAATGAACAGCTTCACCCAATACTGATTACCGGTGGAGGCCGACGTATCGGCCTCGCCCTTGCCCATCATTTTCTCAACCTTCGCCATCCGGTCATCGTCAGTTATCGTACTGAATATCCTTCTGTCGAAGGATTACGGAAAGCAGGAGCTGTCTGCATTCAGGCGGATTTTTCAACCGATGAAGGCATTCTGGCCTTTGCGGATAAGGTGAAGTCCATCACGACGGGGCTACGTGCCGTTATCCATAACGCCAGTGCCTGGTGTGCCGAAAAGCCCGGCACGTCGCTCAGCGAAACGCTCTCTGCCATGTTACAGATCCACGTTAATGCGCCCTATTTGCTTAATCACGCGCTGCAGGATCTGCTGCGCGGCCACGGGCATGCTGCGGGTGACATTATTCATTTCACCGATTATGTGGTGGAGCGTGGCAGCGACAAGCACATTGCCTATGCAGCCAGTAAAGCCGCGCTGGATAACATGACGCGCTCGTTTGCCCGCAAACTCGCGCCCGAGGTGAAGGTAAATGCCATCGCTCCGGCAATGATTTTATTTAACGAAACCGATGATGCGGAGTATCGCCAGCAGGCGCTGAACAAGTCGCTGATGAAAATCGCCCCAGGCGAAAAAGAGGTGATCGACCTTGTGGATTACCTGCTCACCAGTTGCTACGTTACCGGCAGAACCTTTGCCGTGGACGGAGGCCGACCACTGCGCTAG
- the rstB gene encoding two-component system sensor histidine kinase RstB — protein MKKLFVQFYLLLFVCFLVMTMLVGLVYKFTAERAGRQSLDDLMKSSLYLMRSELREIPPHDWAKTLKELDLNLSFDLRIEPLKDFDLDARAMQRLRDGDIVALDEKYTFIQRIPRSHYVLAVGPVPYLYYLHQMRLLDMALMAFIAISLAFPVFIWMRPHWQDMLKLESAAQRFGEGHFTERIHFDSGSSFERLGVAFNQMADNINALIASKKQLIDGIAHELRTPLVRLRYRLEMSENLTEAESQALNRDIGQLEALIEELLTYARLDRPQNELNLSTPDLPDWLQTHIDDVQSVNPQRTLLTRVTSGDYGALDMRLMERVLDNLLNNAMRYSESTLQIGLDLQGNQARLTVEDDGPGIAPEARETVFEPFVRLDPSRDRATGGCGLGLAIVYSIAQAMGGTVHCEESELGGARFCFSWPVYHNIALPVPA, from the coding sequence ATGAAAAAGCTGTTTGTGCAGTTTTATCTTCTGCTGTTTGTCTGCTTCCTGGTGATGACCATGCTGGTCGGGCTGGTCTATAAATTCACCGCCGAACGTGCGGGCAGGCAGTCGCTGGATGACCTGATGAAAAGCTCGCTGTATCTGATGCGCAGCGAGCTGAGAGAGATCCCACCGCACGACTGGGCAAAGACCCTGAAAGAGCTGGATCTGAACCTGTCGTTTGATTTACGCATTGAGCCGTTGAAAGATTTCGATCTGGACGCGCGTGCCATGCAGCGTCTGCGCGACGGGGACATTGTCGCGCTGGATGAGAAATATACCTTTATCCAGCGTATTCCGCGCAGCCATTACGTGTTGGCCGTCGGGCCGGTGCCCTACCTCTATTATCTGCACCAGATGCGTCTGCTGGATATGGCGCTGATGGCCTTTATCGCCATTTCACTCGCGTTTCCGGTTTTTATCTGGATGCGACCACACTGGCAGGACATGCTGAAACTGGAATCCGCCGCACAGCGTTTTGGCGAGGGACATTTTACCGAACGTATTCACTTCGACAGCGGTTCCAGCTTTGAACGTCTGGGCGTGGCCTTTAACCAGATGGCAGATAACATCAATGCCCTAATCGCCAGTAAGAAGCAGTTGATCGACGGGATTGCACACGAGCTGCGGACGCCGCTGGTTCGCCTGCGCTATCGTCTTGAAATGAGCGAGAATCTGACGGAAGCGGAATCTCAGGCTCTGAATCGCGATATTGGCCAGCTTGAAGCGCTGATTGAGGAGCTGCTGACCTACGCGCGCCTCGACCGCCCGCAGAACGAGCTGAACCTCAGCACGCCGGATCTGCCTGACTGGCTGCAAACTCACATTGATGATGTCCAGAGCGTGAACCCACAACGCACGCTGTTGACCCGCGTTACCTCGGGTGATTATGGTGCTCTGGATATGCGCCTGATGGAGCGCGTGCTGGACAACCTGCTCAACAACGCCATGCGTTACAGCGAAAGCACATTGCAGATTGGACTGGATTTACAGGGCAATCAGGCTCGTCTGACGGTGGAGGATGACGGGCCGGGGATAGCCCCGGAAGCGCGAGAAACGGTGTTTGAACCGTTTGTGCGTCTCGATCCCAGCCGCGATCGCGCCACTGGCGGATGCGGCCTGGGGCTGGCGATTGTCTACTCTATCGCACAGGCGATGGGCGGAACGGTGCATTGCGAGGAGAGCGAACTCGGTGGCGCGCGCTTCTGCTTTAGCTGGCCGGTATACCATAACATCGCCCTTCCCGTTCCTGCCTGA
- the rstA gene encoding two-component system response regulator RstA, whose product MNKIVYVEDEPEVGQLIAAYLGKHDMDVIVEPRGDRAEEVVVRENPDLVLLDIMLPGKDGMTLCRDLRARWDGPIVLLTSLDSDMNHILSLEMGANDYILKTTPPAVLLARLRLHLRQHASIEREAPAPSLTPHKAMRFGTLSIDPINRQVLLSDELIALSTADFDLLWELATHAGQIMDRDALLKNLRGVSYDGMDRSVDVAISRLRKKLQDNATEPYRIKTVRNKGYLFAPHAWET is encoded by the coding sequence ATGAATAAGATTGTTTATGTTGAAGACGAACCCGAAGTCGGGCAATTGATCGCCGCCTATCTGGGTAAACATGATATGGACGTCATTGTTGAGCCTCGTGGCGATCGCGCCGAAGAGGTCGTCGTGCGTGAAAACCCGGACCTGGTACTGCTGGATATCATGTTGCCAGGAAAAGATGGCATGACGCTCTGCCGCGACCTACGCGCCCGCTGGGACGGTCCTATCGTACTACTCACCTCGCTGGACAGCGATATGAACCATATTTTGTCGCTTGAGATGGGTGCCAATGACTACATTCTGAAAACCACACCGCCTGCCGTTTTGCTCGCGCGCCTGCGCCTTCATTTACGCCAGCACGCCAGCATCGAACGTGAGGCGCCTGCTCCGTCACTGACGCCGCACAAAGCGATGCGTTTTGGTACGCTTTCCATTGATCCGATCAACCGTCAGGTACTGCTTTCCGACGAGCTTATTGCGCTCTCGACCGCCGATTTTGACCTGCTTTGGGAGCTGGCGACCCATGCCGGGCAAATCATGGATCGCGATGCGCTGCTGAAAAACCTGCGCGGAGTGAGTTATGACGGCATGGATCGCAGCGTTGATGTGGCGATATCGCGCCTGCGCAAAAAGTTGCAGGATAACGCCACCGAGCCGTACCGCATTAAAACCGTGCGTAACAAGGGTTACCTGTTTGCCCCGCACGCCTGGGAAACCTGA